A window from uncultured Desulfobacter sp. encodes these proteins:
- the secE gene encoding preprotein translocase subunit SecE, protein MSRLQKKKPQNEKRKRVADIDGETGVSVKSTVAGKPVHSSSVSKSEKPVGQPGGSNFIAKVTDFFREVKVELKKVVWPTRKQTTGTTVVVIIFVFIVAVFLGVFDYGLSKLVQVVLT, encoded by the coding sequence ATGTCGAGATTACAGAAAAAAAAGCCTCAAAACGAAAAAAGAAAAAGAGTTGCTGATATTGATGGTGAGACTGGTGTCTCTGTAAAATCGACTGTAGCGGGGAAGCCGGTGCATTCGTCATCTGTTTCTAAATCCGAAAAACCGGTGGGGCAACCTGGTGGCAGCAATTTTATTGCAAAGGTTACAGACTTCTTTCGGGAAGTGAAGGTTGAATTGAAGAAAGTTGTCTGGCCAACCCGGAAGCAAACAACCGGAACTACGGTCGTGGTTATTATTTTTGTGTTTATTGTTGCTGTTTTTCTAGGTGTTTTCGATTACGGTTTGTCCAAGCTTGTCCAGGTTGTCCTTACTTGA
- the rpmG gene encoding 50S ribosomal protein L33: protein MDRVLIALACTECKRKNYTTTKNKRKTPDKIEFKKYCKFCNKHLVHKETKIK, encoded by the coding sequence GTGGACAGAGTGCTTATCGCTCTTGCTTGTACTGAGTGCAAGAGAAAAAATTATACAACGACCAAAAACAAACGCAAAACTCCGGACAAGATTGAATTTAAAAAATATTGCAAATTCTGTAATAAACATCTCGTCCACAAAGAAACAAAAATAAAATAG
- a CDS encoding LysM peptidoglycan-binding domain-containing protein: MNIHKLAAFIFALFLITGCQQSNLSTNKPVTDQTFKSSETLRQCTSQSELKDKDQTPDSDQGKIDQALELCSMAQNYWEEGNLEEALSSLDAAYARMLEIDTTDSSEVNQQKEDIRYLISKRVLEIYASRQIVVTGHHEAIPITLNDHVNAEIKRLTGPERNFFIRSLNRSSRYRPFIVQELKKAGLPEEISWLPLIESGFKTRALSPARALGLWQFIPSTGNKFGLNRNHYIDERMDPEKATMAAIDYLKELHNLFGDWTTAIAAYNCGEYRVLKTIRRQKLNYLDNFWDLYQNLPRETARYVPRFLATVHIVRNLEKYNITIDNPLKPIEYKPFDVKKQVRLSEIAKAINIDKIELVSLNPELRHEVLPPEPYTIKIPVDQADQFLAKIDAIKTTYREPPQYTYYRVRKGDTLSGIASKFKTSVNAIARYNKISKKSCIGIGKVLKIPGSNYKAKAETVSKSDKTSTNITYTVRRGDNLWLIAQKFATTTKRIKVLNKLSDTRLSIGQCLTIITNDQEDDKTFSKYKVKSGDSPVGIAKKHNMSLDRLLSLNHLNKRSKIYPGQNLLVE; this comes from the coding sequence GTGAATATTCACAAACTGGCCGCATTCATTTTTGCCTTATTTCTGATTACCGGTTGCCAGCAGTCCAATCTGTCAACCAACAAACCTGTAACAGACCAGACATTCAAATCTTCTGAAACCCTGCGTCAATGCACCTCTCAATCCGAATTAAAAGACAAGGACCAAACTCCGGACTCTGATCAGGGGAAAATAGACCAGGCACTAGAACTGTGCAGCATGGCTCAAAATTACTGGGAAGAAGGCAATCTTGAAGAAGCTTTATCAAGCCTTGACGCTGCCTATGCCCGAATGCTCGAAATTGATACGACAGACAGCTCTGAAGTGAATCAACAAAAAGAGGACATTCGCTACCTCATTTCCAAACGTGTGCTTGAAATATATGCGTCCCGTCAGATTGTAGTCACCGGTCATCATGAGGCCATACCTATCACTTTAAACGATCATGTGAATGCCGAAATTAAACGCTTGACAGGCCCTGAACGTAATTTTTTTATCCGATCACTGAACCGCTCCAGCCGCTATCGTCCATTTATCGTACAAGAACTTAAAAAAGCCGGACTCCCCGAAGAAATTTCTTGGCTTCCTTTAATTGAAAGCGGATTTAAGACCAGGGCGTTATCTCCGGCAAGAGCACTTGGTTTGTGGCAGTTCATACCGTCAACCGGAAATAAATTCGGATTAAACCGCAATCATTACATAGATGAACGCATGGACCCTGAAAAAGCGACTATGGCCGCCATTGATTACCTTAAGGAACTGCACAATCTGTTTGGGGACTGGACCACAGCCATTGCAGCTTACAATTGCGGGGAATACCGTGTTCTAAAAACCATCCGACGGCAAAAGCTCAACTACCTGGATAATTTTTGGGATCTATACCAGAATCTTCCCCGGGAAACGGCAAGGTATGTACCAAGATTTTTAGCCACGGTCCATATTGTCAGAAATCTGGAAAAATACAATATCACAATTGACAACCCCCTCAAGCCGATTGAATATAAACCTTTTGACGTAAAAAAGCAGGTCCGCTTAAGTGAAATTGCAAAAGCAATCAATATTGATAAAATCGAGCTTGTTTCCTTAAATCCGGAACTGCGCCATGAAGTCCTGCCGCCTGAGCCGTATACAATCAAAATACCGGTGGATCAAGCAGACCAGTTTTTGGCCAAGATAGATGCGATCAAAACAACGTACCGCGAGCCACCCCAATATACCTACTACCGTGTACGAAAGGGAGATACGTTATCGGGAATTGCCAGCAAATTTAAAACTTCGGTAAATGCCATCGCAAGATACAACAAAATTTCTAAAAAAAGCTGCATTGGTATTGGCAAGGTATTGAAAATTCCCGGATCAAATTATAAGGCCAAGGCAGAAACGGTTTCAAAATCCGACAAAACATCAACAAATATCACGTATACCGTACGCAGAGGAGACAACCTGTGGTTGATTGCCCAAAAATTTGCAACAACCACCAAGCGGATTAAAGTGCTGAATAAATTATCCGACACCCGGTTAAGTATCGGCCAATGCCTGACCATTATCACCAACGACCAAGAAGACGACAAGACATTCTCAAAATATAAAGTCAAATCCGGGGACAGTCCTGTGGGCATTGCAAAAAAACACAATATGAGCCTTGACCGACTGCTGTCGTTAAATCATTTAAACAAGAGAAGCAAAATTTACCCCGGCCAGAACCTGCTTGTGGAGTAG